In Sander lucioperca isolate FBNREF2018 chromosome 21, SLUC_FBN_1.2, whole genome shotgun sequence, the following proteins share a genomic window:
- the LOC116065536 gene encoding heme-binding protein 1: MFGMIKNSLFGPTEETEYKMLSSETKDGVGFEVRRYDGAKYAVVSSEGRSFDQVTGELVRKLLMYIGGSNEEGEAMGTTAPIIITVYPRNDGVLSRRLVVAIRIPTSYQQNPPTPTDSAIKVEERHGMTVYALQFGGFAAETEYRAEALRLTRTLGETAPFQRKQYFCCSYDPPLKPYGRRNEVWFLQEEP, encoded by the exons ATGTTTGGGATGATCAAGAACTCGCTGTTCGGACCCACCGAGGAGACGGAATATAAAATGCTCAGCAGCGAGACGAAG GATGGAGTTGGCTTTGAGGTGCGGCGGTATGATGGTGCCAAATACGCTGTTGTCTCCTCTGAGGGACGAAGCTTTGACCAAGTGACAGGGGAGCTGGTGAGGAAGCTGCTCATGTACATCGGCGGGAGCAATGAAGAAG GTGAAGCCATGGGTACTACAGCTCCCATCATCATCACAGTGTACCCACGGAATGATGGTGTTCTGTCTCGCCGTTTGGTGGTCGCCATCCGCATCCCCACCAGCTACCAGCAGAACCCCCCGACTCCCACCGACAGTGCCATCAAAGTCGAGGAACGGCACGGCATGACTGTCTACGCTCT gcagtttggaggCTTCGCAGCGGAGACGGAGTACCGAGCAGAGGCCTTGCGTTTGACGCGTACCCTGGGTGAGACGGCCCCCTTTCAGCGCAAGCAGTACTTCTGCTGTAGCTACGACCCACCACTCAAGCCTTACGGACGCCGCAATGAGGTGTGGTTTCTACAGGAGGAGCCGTAG